The sequence below is a genomic window from Terriglobia bacterium.
CGGCATTTTGAGTAGTGAACGGGACTGCGTCGGCGACGACGATCACACCGGCCGTTCGGCCTTCCGGTTTCGGTCCATTTCGCGGATCGTCTCAAGATCGTGTTCAAAATCTTCAATCGTAAACTTCTCGACTCGATGCTGCTTCAAGAAGGCATCCAGCTCAAAACGGGAGGACATCCCCAGCAGCATGCGAAGTTGGTGACCCGTCATCCGCCTCTCCCGGTATGCTTCGAGCGCGAGGGCTTCCAGCGCGGCTCGGGAAGCTTCCTGGCCGCGAGGTATCAAAGGCGCGGCCAACTCGTCAGGAATTGAAATTACGATCTGCATGATTTCAAATTATCACAGAAGCTCGTTTACCTGCAGGTTCCGCTGATCTCTAACCTCGGAACCTTCATCGCAAGCCATAATCGCAACAACTTCCAGACGACCACACCACCACCGCTTGTATAGCTACAGCTCCCTGCGGGAACCGGCAGCCACAAAAAAAGAGGAACCCGGCCAGAGTTCTCAATTACTTGAGAATCGGCCGGGTTCCTTTAGAAACGAACTAGACGCAGATGATCGTCGAGATCGGACTCCAGTCGGAATAACCGAGCACGCCCAGGGCCTGCACCTGGAACCCGTAAATCGTGGTTGGTGTCAGACTGGAGATCGTGATCGGCTTCTGAATGGTGGCTGCCGGGACCGTCGTCCACGCACCGGGCGTCGTTCCGTTCATTACCGCATAACGGATGAAGTACGACTTTGCGCCGGCTTGCGCTTTGACAGCGACGACAATCTGACCGGAATTCACGCCGAAATCCAAATAACGGAATGTCGGAGCGC
It includes:
- a CDS encoding UPF0175 family protein, with protein sequence MQIVISIPDELAAPLIPRGQEASRAALEALALEAYRERRMTGHQLRMLLGMSSRFELDAFLKQHRVEKFTIEDFEHDLETIREMDRNRKAERPV